The genomic window GCACGAGCTCGGAACCCGTTGTGGGAGAACCGATATCCCCCGCGAAGGTGGCGATCCGTTCCGGTGCGCCGAGCTCCGCCGCCACGTCGGCGAGCTTGTCCGCGTCACGCCCGTTGAGCACCACGTTGTCTCCGCGCGCCACGAAGGCGCGGGCGATATCGCGCCCGATCCCGCTGGAGGATCCGGTCACGATGACCGTCTTCGTCATGTCGTCCTTCTCTCTATATTGATACGACCGGTCGTCTTGGAATGGGTATGCAAAACGACCCGATGGGAAAGCCCTAGGTCAGGGCCGGAAGTAGTCGTCCAGCAGACGGTTCAAGCACTTGTGAAGTGGTTCCAGTGTCCGGTCGATCTTCATCCGGATCACCGCCCCTTCCCACGATTCGAGCAGCAGGTCGGCCAAGTCGGTCGCGTCGATATCGTCGCGAATCATCCCCTGCCGCTGCGCATCCCGCAGTTGGTCGGCGACCCGATCCCGCCACGCCCGCCACGCACTCGACAACGATTCCCGAAGCAGCTCACTGCCTTCCAGCTCGCCACCGAGGTTCGCGATCAGGCATCCGCCCGTGAAATCCGCCTCGACGAACTCATCCATGAGTCGCCCGAAGAACGCCCGCAGCCCACTCACCGGATCCGGCGCCGCAGCGAACGCCACACTCAAATTCCGCTGCACACAAGCCGAATGGTGCTCGATCACCGCCTGCCCGAAACTCTCTTTGCTGTCGAAGTAGTTATAGAACGACCCCTTCGGCACCCCCACCTTGTCCAAGACCTGCTTGATCCCGGTCCCGTGATAGCCACTGGCCAAAAACCCAGCAGCCCCCTCCTCCACCAGAAGCTGCCGAGTGTCCCCACTCCGTCGCGGTCGCGCCATGCCGCAAATATACGACCGGTCGTCTCAAAACGCCAATCGAGAGCGGCGCGTACCGGGTGGGTATTGCCCACTTGATCCCCTCGTGACATGATGGGCACGGAGGTAGTTGCGATGACACTGTCTGGTTTGGATCTGAGCCGCTTCGAGATCGTGGGAGAAAGCGAGGCCGATTCCCGCGGACGCGTCGCATTGGGGCGCGCGGGCGCACGCCCAGGCCGCCGATATCAGGTACGCATCGACAGCGACGGGGTGGTGGTTTTGGTGCCGGTGGTCTCGATTCCGGAACGCGAAATGATGGTGTGGGAAAACCCGCACTTGGCCGAGCAGATCCGGCGGGGCGTCGAAGAGGCCGAGTCCGGTGCCACGGTCGACCTCGGCGACTTCACGCAGTTCGCCGCAGACCCCGAGGACAAGGCCTGACGCGGTGGCGTACGAACTGCGATTCGCCCGCGCCGCGGCCGCCGCGCTGCAAACATTGGCCGAAAGGCCCGACACCGCAACAAAACTCAGAAAGGTAAGCAAGGCACTGGGACTGCTGCAAACGGATCCGCTGTATCCCGGCCTGAACTCCCATCGCTACCAGAACTTTCCCGGAGTGGAAAAGGAAAAGATCTGGGACTCGTACGTGGAGAACCACACGCCGGGCGCGTGGCGCATCTACTGGATGTACGGCCCGGACACCGAACGCGATGGCAAAGCGATATCGGTGATCACGGTCCTGATGATCGGCCCGCACCTCTAGAACCCGCGCCGCCATTCGGCGCAGCGTGTGACGAAGTGCGAGAGATGGGCAGTGACGAAGCTGTCCGGGTGCCAATCCTCTTGTGCGGGAGTGGAAGTCCATACGTAGGACCAGGCCGATTTGCCTGGGGAAGGAAGGGGAATCGCACGTAGGTCGTACTCATCGTCCTCGTAGGCGTCGAGGATCTCCCACTCCCCCGCAGTAAGTCCGCTGAGCAGGACACCGCGCGCCTGACTCGTCGCCGCGGGAACAAGGCCCGGGTACACCCTGCCGGGTAAAGCAGCCACCCGCCAGCCCGGCACGACAGTCGGAACGAGCTCCGGGACGCGGCCGAGCAGGACCTCGAGTATCGCCGGAAATTGCAGCGTCCCATAGGCGAACAACGGGCGACCTGAGGTGACGAGCCGCCCCAACCTGACCCCCCTCCCCGACAACTCCACGTCGTCTCCTCTGGTGGTAGCCGAGCGGGACGTGACGGTGCACCCACTCGATGTTCGGCGCAGTGATGTCCCGTACGGATGTTCGTGTCGACGCCGGATTGGACTGGGGCCGAGGGTCTTTTGTTTAGAGTGGGCGCTGGGTGCGGATGATCGCGGCGAGGTATTCGTAGTCTTCGGCGCGAGCGGTGGACGTGCGGTATGCGAGGCCGATGGTGCGTCCCGGCGCGGGGGCGGCGAAGTGGGCGATGTCGAGCGTGCCGCGGGCGGTTTCGGACGCAACGGCCATCTCCGGGATGAGGGTGACACCGAGACCGCCTGCGACACACTGCACTACGGTCGCCAAGGACGCCGCCCGAGTATCGCCGACGGCGGCGGGATGGATCTCGGCCGAGCGGCACAGGTCCAGAGTTTGGTCACGCAGGCAGTGCCCCTCGTCGAGGAGCAGCAGCGGCAGCGCGTCCAGTACGGACGGTGCGAGGTCGGTGCGCCCGGCCAGCTCGTGCCCACGCGGCGTCACCAACACGAACTCCTCGGTGTACAGCGGGATCTCGACCAGCCCGGGGATATCGGTCGGCAACGCGAGCACTGCGACATCGAGCACGCCGGTGCGTAACCCGTCCAGCAGGCGAGCGGTCTGATCCTCGATCACCTGGGGGTGGAGCGCGGGTAACTTCTTGTGCAACTCCGGAAGAAGACCCGGCAGCACATACGGAGCAACCGTCGGAATGATGCCCATGCGCAACGTGCCACCGAGACCGTCTCCGGTCGCCGACGCCACGAAACGATCCGCCGCCTCGAGTGTCGCCATCGCCTTGGGCAGCAATCGCATCCCGGCGGCGGTGACGAGGACCCGTCGCGTACTCCGCTCGATCAGCTGTAGCCCCAACCCGTGTTCCAGCGCCGCTAGCGCCTGCGATAGCGTGGGCTGGCTCACACTGAGCCGCGCTGCGGCCGTGCCGAAATGGCGGTATTCCGCGACCGCCACGAACGCACGCAGCTGTGACAGGGTCGGCTGATAAGTCTGATCGGTCACGGCTATCAGTGTAGTGCGACTGATCACCTTTACCTTTCAGCGGCCCTTCGGCAAGATCGCAAGTGAGCTTTTCTGCTTTTCTGCACAGTGCTAGCAAACCCATCACAGGACGAGGAGATTAGGCATGGCCTTGCTGACCATCGGCGACCAATTCCCGGCATACAACCTCACCGCTGTCATCGGTGGTGATCTGTCCAAGGTCGACGCTCAGCAGCCTGACGACTACTTCACCCAGATCACCAGCGACGATCACGCGGGCAAGTGGCGGATCGTCTTCTTCTGGCCGAAGGACTTCACCTTCGTGTGCCCGACGGAGATCGCCGCGTTCGGCAAGCTCAACGAGGAATTCGAGGACCGCGATGCGCAGGTGCTCGGCGCCTCGGTCGACAACGAGTTCGTCCACTTCCAGTGGCGTGCCCAGCACGAGGACCTGAAGACCCTTCCCTTCCCGATCCTTTCCGACCTCAAGCGCGAATTGGCCGCCGCCACCGGCGTTCTCAACGCCGACGGTGTCGCCGACCGGGCCACCTTCATCGTCGACCCGAACAACGAGATCCAGTTCGTCTCGGTCACCGCGGGTTCGGTCGGCCGCAATGTCGACGAGGTGCTGCGGGTGCTCGACGCGCTGCAGTCCGACGAGCTGTGCGCCTGCAACTGGAAGAAGGGCGATCCGACCATCAACGCGGGCGAGTTGCTCGCCGCGAGCGTCTGATCCCCTCCCGAAGTACGAAAACCTTTGAACGAGAACAGGACCGGTACATATGAGCATTGAGAACCTGAAGAACTCCCTCCCCGAGTACGCCAAGGACCTCAAGCTCAACTTGTCATCGCTCGCGCGCACCACCGTGCTGAACGAACAGCAGCTGTGGGGCACTTTGCTGGCGTCGGCGGCCGCGACACGGTCGGCGACCACGCTGCGCGAGATCGCCGAGGAAGCCGCGGACGTGCTGTCCGAGCAGGCCTACAACGCCGCGCTCGGCGCCGCCTCGATCATGGGCATGAACAATGTGTTCTACCGAGGCAAGGCGTTTCTCGGCGGCCGCTACGACGACCTGCGGGCCGGTCTGCGCATGCAGATCATCGGCGCCCCCGGGGTCGACAAGGCGGATTTCGAGCTGTGGTCGTTCGCGGTCTCCTCGATCAACGGTTGCCAGCACTGCCTCGAGGCACACGAGCACACGCTGCGTGAGGCGGGCGTGTCCCGTGAGGTGATCTTCGAGTCGCTGCGCGCGGCCGCGATCGTCGCCGGAGTCGGACAGGCAGTGCAGTCGACCGAAACGCTTGCCGCCGCCTCGGTCTGATCCGTTCGGCAAGAGGCCGCCGCCGTTCCCACTGGACGGCGGCGGCCTTTTTTGCGTACCCGCTGACCAGCGACGACGTCTCGATGAACGCAGGGTGTGGGCCACGCGACAGCTCGGTGTCGGTGGCGGCTAGTAGGCTCGGCAACCATGGGCACACAGGTTGATGTGGTGCGGGTGTTCACCGACGCCGCCGGACGGTTCGGCAACGAACTGGGGATCGCGCGGGCCGCGGACGTGCCCGAAGCCGACCGCCAGGCACTCGCCGCCAAGGCGGGCTACAGCGAGACCGTGGTGGTCGAGGACCCGGTCGACGGGGTCGCCCGAGTGCGGATCTACACCCCCACCGTCGAGCTGCCGTTCGCCGGACATCCGTCGGTAGGCACCGCGTGGTGGTTCGCCGCGCAGGGCAAGCCGATCCGGCAGCTGGACGTCCCCGCTGGACCGGTCGCGGTGGAGCTGACCGACGGCCTCACCTGGATCACGGCACGCGCGGAATGGGCACCGGACTTCACTTTTCACCAACTCGAAGACCTCGACGAACTGGCCGATCTGCGCCCCGACGACTTCACCGGCGGACCGCACTACTTCTGGGCATGGATCGACCAGAACCGCGGCTCGCTGCGCTCCCGCATGTTCGCGCCCAACTTCGGCATCGCCGAAGACGAGGCGACCGGTGCCGCCGCCGTCGCCATCACGGCACTGCTGCGCAAGGGATTGGTCATCACTCAGGGCAAGGGATCACAACTGTTCACCGCCTGGGACTCCGACGGCTGGGTGCGCCTCGGCGGTCGCGTGGTCGCCGATCAAACAGTGGAGATCTGAGGGTCCACCGCAACGAGTCCCGCCGGGCTGAGCGGCATACCGGAGTCCAACGCGAGTTGACGCACAACCTCTATGCCATTACGTCCGCGGCGCCGGACGAGGTACGCACGATGGCGTTGCCGCCGACGCCTTTCCGGACGGCCGCGCGCCGGCGAACCCGGGACCTCTCGGACGCCGTGTCGCGCGGATCCGCTGCGGCGCAAGCACAGACCGCACGCGGTTACACCCGGAGAATCGTTGTCATCGACGAGCTTGCAGCCAAACGTCCGACTGCCGCATATCGCGCGGCGTTGTTGCGGCACCGGCAGCACCGCTGTTGCCAGGACAAATCGTCACGGGTGCAGCACGTTGAGTCGCTGGCGTTCTGGGCATACATCGGCTCCGGTAACT from Nocardia iowensis includes these protein-coding regions:
- a CDS encoding PhzF family phenazine biosynthesis protein codes for the protein MGTQVDVVRVFTDAAGRFGNELGIARAADVPEADRQALAAKAGYSETVVVEDPVDGVARVRIYTPTVELPFAGHPSVGTAWWFAAQGKPIRQLDVPAGPVAVELTDGLTWITARAEWAPDFTFHQLEDLDELADLRPDDFTGGPHYFWAWIDQNRGSLRSRMFAPNFGIAEDEATGAAAVAITALLRKGLVITQGKGSQLFTAWDSDGWVRLGGRVVADQTVEI
- a CDS encoding peroxiredoxin; amino-acid sequence: MALLTIGDQFPAYNLTAVIGGDLSKVDAQQPDDYFTQITSDDHAGKWRIVFFWPKDFTFVCPTEIAAFGKLNEEFEDRDAQVLGASVDNEFVHFQWRAQHEDLKTLPFPILSDLKRELAAATGVLNADGVADRATFIVDPNNEIQFVSVTAGSVGRNVDEVLRVLDALQSDELCACNWKKGDPTINAGELLAASV
- a CDS encoding hydrogen peroxide-inducible genes activator, with translation MTDQTYQPTLSQLRAFVAVAEYRHFGTAAARLSVSQPTLSQALAALEHGLGLQLIERSTRRVLVTAAGMRLLPKAMATLEAADRFVASATGDGLGGTLRMGIIPTVAPYVLPGLLPELHKKLPALHPQVIEDQTARLLDGLRTGVLDVAVLALPTDIPGLVEIPLYTEEFVLVTPRGHELAGRTDLAPSVLDALPLLLLDEGHCLRDQTLDLCRSAEIHPAAVGDTRAASLATVVQCVAGGLGVTLIPEMAVASETARGTLDIAHFAAPAPGRTIGLAYRTSTARAEDYEYLAAIIRTQRPL
- a CDS encoding TetR family transcriptional regulator C-terminal domain-containing protein, giving the protein MARPRRSGDTRQLLVEEGAAGFLASGYHGTGIKQVLDKVGVPKGSFYNYFDSKESFGQAVIEHHSACVQRNLSVAFAAAPDPVSGLRAFFGRLMDEFVEADFTGGCLIANLGGELEGSELLRESLSSAWRAWRDRVADQLRDAQRQGMIRDDIDATDLADLLLESWEGAVIRMKIDRTLEPLHKCLNRLLDDYFRP
- a CDS encoding carboxymuconolactone decarboxylase family protein translates to MSIENLKNSLPEYAKDLKLNLSSLARTTVLNEQQLWGTLLASAAATRSATTLREIAEEAADVLSEQAYNAALGAASIMGMNNVFYRGKAFLGGRYDDLRAGLRMQIIGAPGVDKADFELWSFAVSSINGCQHCLEAHEHTLREAGVSREVIFESLRAAAIVAGVGQAVQSTETLAAASV
- a CDS encoding gamma-glutamylcyclotransferase family protein produces the protein MELSGRGVRLGRLVTSGRPLFAYGTLQFPAILEVLLGRVPELVPTVVPGWRVAALPGRVYPGLVPAATSQARGVLLSGLTAGEWEILDAYEDDEYDLRAIPLPSPGKSAWSYVWTSTPAQEDWHPDSFVTAHLSHFVTRCAEWRRGF